A stretch of Brassica rapa cultivar Chiifu-401-42 chromosome A08, CAAS_Brap_v3.01, whole genome shotgun sequence DNA encodes these proteins:
- the LOC103868108 gene encoding glycosyltransferase BC10 isoform X1, which produces MARGRAGEKEEHIGLLKLAQTLSFLLIFMAGIIIGLAASSHIDRYFNSLPQMLSSSASVQTVPDYSNCTVIHRDCSNDDDDVKAAKKKDEIRDCWSVDGFVRPEEVRHGMSDDELFWRASMVPVKEEYPYDRVPKVAFMFLTRGALPMLPLWEKFFRGNEKFLSVYVHTPPGYDMNVSSDSPFYNRQVPSQASFFTKLGLKVAWGSPLLTDAEKRLLANALLDFSNERFVLLSESCVPVYNFTTVYSYLINSAYSFVDSYDEPTRYGRGRYSRKMLPDIKLHHWRKGSQWFEVNRKIAIYIISDSKYYSLFKKFCRPACYPDEHYIPTLLNMFHGSVNANRSVTWVDWSIGGPHPATYGADNITEGFLQSIRKNDTDCLYNEEPTSLCFLFARKFAPSALAPLMNLSSTVMGF; this is translated from the exons ATGGCGAGAGGAAGAGCGGGTGAGAAAGAGGAACACATAGGGCTACTAAAGCTAGCTCAAACGCTGTCGTTTCTCCTCATATTCATGGCCGGGATCATCATCGGACTCGCCGCGAGCTCCCACATCGATCGCTACTTCAATTCCTTACCTCAGATGCTCTCATCATCCGCAAGCGTACAAACGGTTCCTGATTACTCCAATTGCACAGTCATCCACCGCGATTGCTcaaacgacgacgacgacgtAAAGGCGGCGAAGAAGAAGGACGAGATTCGTGATTGCTGGAGCGTCGACGGGTTTGTTCGGCCGGAGGAGGTGAGACATGGGATGAGTGACGATGAGCTGTTCTGGAGAGCGTCGATGGTTCCGGTGAAGGAGGAGTATCCGTACGATAGGGTTCCGAAGGTTGCGTTTATGTTTCTGACGAGGGGGGCTTTGCCTATGCTTCCGCTTTGGGAGAAGTTTTTTAGAGGGAATGAGAAGTTCTTGTCGGTTTATGTTCACACGCCTCCTGGGTACGACATGAATGTCTCGAGTGATTCTCCGTTTTACAACCGGCAGGTTCCGAGCCAG GCTTCTTTTTTCACGAAGCTCGGATTG AAAGTTGCATGGGGATCACCACTATTGACAGATGCAGAGAAGCGTCTTCTAGCCAACGCATTGCTCGACTTCTCAAACGAGCGTTTTGTTCTCCTCTCAGAAAGCTGCGTCCCCGTCTACAACTTCACAACCGTCTACTCATACCTAATAAACTCTGCCTACAGTTTTGTGGACTCTTACGACGAGCCAACGCGTTACGGCCGTGGGCGTTACAGCCGCAAGATGCTCCCAGATATCAAGCTACATCACTGGCGCAAAGGGTCTCAGTGGTTTGAAGTAAACCGTAAAATCGCCATCTACATCATCTCTGACTCGAAATACTACTCGTTGTTCAAAAAATTCTGCAGACCAGCTTGTTATCCAGACGAGCATTACATCCCAACGTTACTGAACATGTTTCACGGTTCGGTGAACGCGAATAGAAGTGTGACGTGGGTTGATTGGTCCATAGGAGGTCCGCATCCAGCTACATACGGGGCGGATAATATCACAGAAGGGTTTCTACAGTCAATAAGAAAGAACGATACTGATTGTCTTTACAATGAAGAGCCAACTTCTTTATGCTTCCTTTTTGCTCGGAAGTTTGCTCCTAGTGCCTTAGCTCCTCTTATGAACTTGAGCTCTACAGTCATGGGGTTTTGA
- the LOC103868108 gene encoding glycosyltransferase BC10 isoform X2: protein MARGRAGEKEEHIGLLKLAQTLSFLLIFMAGIIIGLAASSHIDRYFNSLPQMLSSSASVQTVPDYSNCTVIHRDCSNDDDDVKAAKKKDEIRDCWSVDGFVRPEEVRHGMSDDELFWRASMVPVKEEYPYDRVPKVAFMFLTRGALPMLPLWEKFFRGNEKFLSVYVHTPPGYDMNVSSDSPFYNRQVPSQKVAWGSPLLTDAEKRLLANALLDFSNERFVLLSESCVPVYNFTTVYSYLINSAYSFVDSYDEPTRYGRGRYSRKMLPDIKLHHWRKGSQWFEVNRKIAIYIISDSKYYSLFKKFCRPACYPDEHYIPTLLNMFHGSVNANRSVTWVDWSIGGPHPATYGADNITEGFLQSIRKNDTDCLYNEEPTSLCFLFARKFAPSALAPLMNLSSTVMGF from the exons ATGGCGAGAGGAAGAGCGGGTGAGAAAGAGGAACACATAGGGCTACTAAAGCTAGCTCAAACGCTGTCGTTTCTCCTCATATTCATGGCCGGGATCATCATCGGACTCGCCGCGAGCTCCCACATCGATCGCTACTTCAATTCCTTACCTCAGATGCTCTCATCATCCGCAAGCGTACAAACGGTTCCTGATTACTCCAATTGCACAGTCATCCACCGCGATTGCTcaaacgacgacgacgacgtAAAGGCGGCGAAGAAGAAGGACGAGATTCGTGATTGCTGGAGCGTCGACGGGTTTGTTCGGCCGGAGGAGGTGAGACATGGGATGAGTGACGATGAGCTGTTCTGGAGAGCGTCGATGGTTCCGGTGAAGGAGGAGTATCCGTACGATAGGGTTCCGAAGGTTGCGTTTATGTTTCTGACGAGGGGGGCTTTGCCTATGCTTCCGCTTTGGGAGAAGTTTTTTAGAGGGAATGAGAAGTTCTTGTCGGTTTATGTTCACACGCCTCCTGGGTACGACATGAATGTCTCGAGTGATTCTCCGTTTTACAACCGGCAGGTTCCGAGCCAG AAAGTTGCATGGGGATCACCACTATTGACAGATGCAGAGAAGCGTCTTCTAGCCAACGCATTGCTCGACTTCTCAAACGAGCGTTTTGTTCTCCTCTCAGAAAGCTGCGTCCCCGTCTACAACTTCACAACCGTCTACTCATACCTAATAAACTCTGCCTACAGTTTTGTGGACTCTTACGACGAGCCAACGCGTTACGGCCGTGGGCGTTACAGCCGCAAGATGCTCCCAGATATCAAGCTACATCACTGGCGCAAAGGGTCTCAGTGGTTTGAAGTAAACCGTAAAATCGCCATCTACATCATCTCTGACTCGAAATACTACTCGTTGTTCAAAAAATTCTGCAGACCAGCTTGTTATCCAGACGAGCATTACATCCCAACGTTACTGAACATGTTTCACGGTTCGGTGAACGCGAATAGAAGTGTGACGTGGGTTGATTGGTCCATAGGAGGTCCGCATCCAGCTACATACGGGGCGGATAATATCACAGAAGGGTTTCTACAGTCAATAAGAAAGAACGATACTGATTGTCTTTACAATGAAGAGCCAACTTCTTTATGCTTCCTTTTTGCTCGGAAGTTTGCTCCTAGTGCCTTAGCTCCTCTTATGAACTTGAGCTCTACAGTCATGGGGTTTTGA
- the LOC103868110 gene encoding pentatricopeptide repeat-containing protein At1g10270-like: MPLCYLLRRLSSAATTIRIPTPISHIHQRFYNISTSPENEPPDTNHSPPIPHPTIPHRTTSFSSAEEAAAERRRRKRRLRIEPPLHALRRDPSSPPPKRDPRLPDSTSSLVGPRLNLHNRVQSLIRASDLDAASKLARFSKTRPTVFTCNAIIAAMYRAERYGESISLFDYFFKKSSLVPNVVSYNQIINAHCDEGHVEEALEVYRYILTNSPFAPSSVTYRHLTKGLVSSGRLGDAASLLREMLSKGQAADSIVYNNLIKGYLELGDLIKANEFFDELKSKCTVYDGIVNATFMEYWFEKGDDEEAMECYRDLLEKRFRMYPHTGNVLLGVFLKYGKKSEAWGLFDEMLDNHTPPNISSVNSETVSIMVNECFEMGEFEEAVEAFKRVGRKENSRRFVMDNVGYCNIVTRFCEYGMLAEAERLFAEGVGKSLPPDAASHRVMIDAYLKAGRVEDALKMLDRMVDVNLRVVADFGTRVFGELIENGRVRECAEVLSKMGEKEPKPDPSVYEVVVRGLCDGGALEEAKDVVGQMVGYGVGFAHVLREFIIETFEKAGRREEIEKTLNTVNRPVRNSVQSGKTPPSVSSVLGANGTAGQTAGGTYKANNGQNPSRSNTSVNQQQQPWSSQTAGKQPPSWSSQPPGYQQQQYWSQKPGWSSPSGHQQSWPNQATGQQQPWANHNTAHQQSWGNQTDGQQKPWDNQSTNHHQQPLASQNTGHQQQRANQTTGQQKPWTNRTAGQQSAWTGKQKQWSNQTANHQQPQWPSPTSGHVANQAPWSNSENSHLPQQQEPGSSHEWQDGKVAELSK, encoded by the coding sequence ATGCCTCTCTGTTACCTCCTCCGCCGTCTCTCTTCCGCCGCCACCACCATCCGAATCCCTACTCCGATCTCACACATCCACCAACGCTTCTACAACATCTCAACTTCCCCCGAAAATGAACCTCCAGACACTAATCACTCCCCTCCAATTCCCCACCCAACGATCCCGCACCGAACCACATCCTTCTCATCAGCCGAAGAAGCCGCAGCCGAGCGCCGCCGCCGCAAACGCCGCCTCCGAATCGAACCCCCACTCCACGCTCTCCGTCGCGATCCCTCATCCCCCCCTCCGAAACGCGATCCGCGCCTCCCGGACTCAACCTCCTCCCTCGTCGGCCCGCGCCTCAACCTCCACAACAGAGTCCAATCCCTAATCCGAGCCTCGGACCTCGACGCCGCGTCGAAGCTCGCCCGCTTCTCCAAAACTCGCCCCACCGTCTTCACCTGCAACGCCATCATCGCCGCGATGTACAGAGCCGAGCGCTACGGAGAATCGATCTCTCTCTTCGATTACTTCTTCAAGAAGTCAAGCCTCGTCCCCAACGTGGTCAGTTACAATCAGATCATCAACGCTCACTGCGACGAGGGACACGTGGAGGAAGCTCTCGAAGTGTACCGTTACATATTAACTAACTCTCCTTTCGCTCCGTCTTCGGTTACTTATAGGCATTTGACGAAAGGTTTGGTTTCATCCGGAAGGTTAGGAGACGCGGCGAGTTTGTTACGAGAGATGTTGAGTAAAGGCCAAGCTGCTGACTCGATTgtgtataataatttaattaaaggATACTTGGAACTTGGTGATTTAATTAAGGCTAATGAGTTCTTTGACGAGTTGAAAAGTAAGTGTACGGTTTACGATGGGATTGTTAACGCGACGTTTATGGAGTATTGGTTTGAGAAAGGTGATGATGAGGAGGCTATGGAGTGTTACAGGGATTTGTTGGAGAAGAGGTTTAGGATGTATCCGCATACAGGGAATGTACTGTTGGGTGTTTTTTTAAAGTATGGTAAAAAGAGTGAAGCTTGGGGTTTGTTTGATGAGATGTTGGATAATCACACTCCTCCTAATATTTCGTCTGTGAACTCGGAGACTGTTAGTATAATGGTGAATGAGTGTTTCGAGATGGGGGAGTTTGAGGAAGCGGTTGAGGCTTTTAAGAGAGTTGGGAGGAAGGAGAATTCGAGGCGGTTTGTGATGGATAATGTTGGTTATTGTAATATTGTGACGAGGTTTTGTGAGTATGGGATGTTAGCAGAGGCTGAGAGGTTGTTTGCGGAAGGTGTAGGGAAGTCCTTGCCTCCGGATGCTGCGAGCCATAGAGTTATGATTGATGCTTATCTCAAGGCGGGGAGAGTTGAGGATGCTTTGAAGATGTTGGATAGGATGGTTGATGTGAATCTAAGGGTGGTTGCTGATTTCGGTACGAGGGTGTTTGGGGAGCTGATTGAGAATGGTAGGGTTAGGGAATGTGCAGAGGTTTTGAGTAAGATGGGAGAGAAGGAACCGAAACCGGATCCTTCGGTTTATGAGGTGGTGGTTAGAGGACTTTGTGATGGTGGTGCACTTGAGGAAGCCAAGGATGTAGTTGGTCAGATGGTTGGGTATGGTGTTGGGTTTGCTCATGTGCTGAGGGAGTTTATCATAGAGACGTTTGAGAAAGCAGGACGTCGTGAGGAGATTGAGAAAACCTTGAATACGGTTAACCGTCCGGTTAGAAACTCTGTGCAGTCTGGTAAGACTCCACCTAGTGTATCCTCAGTGTTAGGAGCCAATGGAACTGCAGGTCAAACGGCGGGAGGAACTTACAAGGCTAATAATGGTCAGAATCCATCTAGGTCCAACACCTCTGTTAACCAGCAGCAGCAACCGTGGTCTAGTCAGACGGCAGGGAAGCAACCACCATCATGGTCGAGTCAGCCACCAGGATATCAACAGCAGCAATATTGGTCTCAGAAACCAGGGTGGTCAAGTCCTTCAGGTCATCAGCAATCATGGCCTAATCAGGCAACTGGCCAACAGCAACCGTGGGCTAATCACAACACTGCTCATCAACAATCATGGGGTAATCAGACAGATGGCCAGCAGAAACCGTGGGATAATCAGAGCACTAACCATCATCAACAACCATTGGCTAGTCAGAACACTGGTCATCAACAACAACGGGCTAATCAGACAACTGGCCAGCAGAAACCGTGGACTAATCGGACAGCTGGCCAGCAGTCAGCGTGGACAGGAAAGCAGAAACAGTGGTCTAATCAGACAGCTAACCATCAGCAGCCGCAGTGGCCAAGTCCCACGTCAGGACATGTAGCTAATCAAGCACCATGGTCAAACTCTGAGAATAGTCATCTTCCTCAACAACAGGAGCCAGGATCCTCCCATGAGTGGCAAGATGGAAAGGTAGCTGAATTGAGCAAATAG
- the LOC103868261 gene encoding uncharacterized protein LOC103868261, producing MLGMYSLRELNPDRFLELSFRNVAIGVWFSSGLDEIYGSRYGNIGVHFLSWSLVRTPSWLIFRNIASPLPRRLRIPIPSESRWYSNDTCFGLSQNYLWSLNLLIVINLSHYSFSEASCLFTVCHCASVQRVHLAQNRDVVLKLPLFVHLSQVSRVFISSHFVTGAIRFHGPSYMFVSVKSRTFILSGSVEIHLVSSWNLDVGARAVHALSTSFQTLQFGIINVGFDYFMLVVVTYSGIHLMLPTVLQWMSKTLSFSFVITCFMLCFMIIKPSRIPRVLILLPLSLAPDVMV from the coding sequence ATGCTGGGTATGTATTCTCTCAGGGAGCTTAACCCCGACAGATTTCTTGAGTTGAGTTTTCGAAATGTTGCAATAGGAGTGTGGTTTAGCTCAGGTCTCGACGAGATCTATGGATCCCGATACGGTAATATCGGAGTTCACTTTCTCAGCTGGAGCTTAGTTCGCACTCCCTCATGGTTGATCTTCAGGAACATTGCCTCACCTCTGCCGCGTCGCCTCCGTATCCCAATCCCTTCCGAGAGCCGCTGGTACTCAAATGACACATGCTTTGGTCTGAGCCAAAACTATTTATGGAGCTTAAACTTGCTGATTGTTATAAACTTGAGCCATTATTCTTTCTCCGAAGCATCATGTCTGTTTACAGTCTGCCATTGCGCCTCAGTGCAAAGGGTTCACCTAGCCCAAAACCGTGATGTTGTGCTTAAATTGCCATTATTTGTACATCTATCACAGGTCAGTAGAGTTTTCATTAGCTCTCATTTTGTCACTGGCGCTATTCGGTTTCATGGTCCATCATATATGTTCGTCAGCGTAAAATCTAGGACTTTTATACTCTCCGGTTCTGTTGAGATTCACCTAGTCTCTTCGTGGAACCTCGATGTTGGAGCTAGAGCTGTTCATGCTCTTTCCACCTCCTTCCAAACTTTGCAGTTTGGTATAATCAACGTCGGTTTCGACTACTTCATGCTCGTGGTAGTAACCTATTCAGGGATACATCTCATGCTTCCCACGGTTCTCCAATGGATGAGCAAGACTCTCTCATTTAGCTTTGTTATCACTTGttttatgttatgttttatGATCATCAAACCGTCGAGGATCCCTCGGGTTCTTATCTTGTTACCGTTGAGCTTAGCTCCGGATGTAATGGTTTAA
- the LOC103868111 gene encoding uncharacterized protein LOC103868111, with product MVSLFSSKKGSKESKNPYSTRGLDKFSTLLSELDEKRQNIYAKRVDSDGPPLVRFVFKSSGECVPVMIKTKKGPKKKDDAQDDLVVKTESNTKEEKELKPEARENKQRCALKENLKKFSRPNHFLPLTTILVLIFLMFFGRSVSIMCTCIVWYLIPIIKEQSRKKGSTCKTKKKNKEKTNTENGASLNKKMACDQTVLKEKYPHVAAPCQTTR from the coding sequence ATGGTGAGTCTCTTTTCGTCGAAGAAAGGAAGCAAAGAAAGCAAGAACCCTTATTCAACCCGCGGACTTGACAAGTTCTCTACACTTCTCTCTGAGCTAGACGAGAAGAGACAGAACATTTACGCAAAGAGGGTCGACTCCGATGGGCCGCCTCTTGTTCGGTTTGTGTTCAAGAGCTCCGGCGAGTGTGTCCCTGTCATGATCAAGACAAAGAAAGGACCAAAGAAGAAGGATGATGCTCAAGACGATCTCGTTGTCAAGACCGAGTCAAACACAAAGGAGGAAAAAGAATTAAAGCCAGAAGCAAGGGAGAATAAACAGAGATGTGCATTGAAAGAGAATCTGAAGAAGTTTTCAAGACCGAACCATTTTTTGCCACTGACAACGATCTTGGTTCTGATCTTCTTGATGTTTTTTGGACGAAGCGTTTCGATAATGTGCACTTGTATTGTTTGGTACTTGATTCCGATTATCAAGGAACAAAGTAGAAAGAAAGGTTCAACATGCAAGACCAAAAAGAAGAATAAGGAGAAAACGAATACAGAAAATGGAGCATCTCTTAATAAGAAGATGGCTTGTGACCAAACTGTTCTCAAGGAGAAGTATCCGCATGTGGCTGCTCCATGTCAAACCACCCGGTGA
- the LOC103868112 gene encoding LIM domain-containing protein WLIM1 produces the protein MAFAGTTQKCMACDKTVYLVDKLTADNRVYHKACFRCHHCKGTLKLSNYNSFEGVLYCRPHFDQNFKRTGSLEKSFEGTPKIGKPDRPLEGERPAGTKVSNMFGGTREKCVGCDKTVYPIEKVSVNGTLYHKSCFKCTHGGCTISPSNYIAHEGKLYCKHHHIQLIKEKGNLSQLEGGDNAAKDKVDAA, from the exons ATGGCGTTCGCAGGAACAACACAAAAATGCATGGCCTGTGACAAAACCGTTTACCTCGTTGACAAGTTAACCGCAGATAACCGGGTCTACCACAAAGCCTGTTTCCGCTGTCACCATTGCAAAGGAACTCTCAAG CTTAGCAATTACAACTCCTTTGAAGGAGTTCTCTATTGCAGACCACATTTTGATCAGAACTTCAAGAGAACAGGAAGTCTTGAGAAGAGCTTCGAAG ggACACCAAAGATCGGAAAACCGGATAGGCCTTTGGAGGGAGAG AGACCTGCTGGTACTAAAGTGTCTAATATGTTTGGTGGAACACGAGAAAAATGCGTTGGCTGTGACAAAACCGTCTATCCAATTGAGAAG GTGTCGGTGAATGGGACATTGTACCACAAGAGCTGCTTCAAGTGTACACATGGAGGATGCACGATAAGTCCTTCGAATTACATAGCTCACGAGGGGAAGCTTTATTGCAAGCACCATCATATTCAGCTGATCAAGGAGAAAGGAAATTTGAGCCAGCTTGAAGGAGGAGATAATGCCGCTAAGGACAAAGTGGACGCTgcttga
- the LOC103868113 gene encoding UPF0725 protein At1g02770 has protein sequence MKTNQPGEKNPEEVMSNSAPGGSMKRKVGGRKRNPDERTVVDPEYRAPGRSYRRLEKKREARRKAQREETYRREEETIRKAEEVFWRKVDETDGFDIEFEGAPCYFGGMSVYKGGVDCPLVARLYAKVGLHRYNMLEGTNLHLHEIEKYVVVCTIMPVSYNITLIAEDPATSSFVTFQTNVDQRSLGQIDFTCYISRPKGIKSEIYPNQFFDAKDLPEKWPSKEAFADQSRFLYKMQKSDWEEHDWIRLYMEISFFNRHRCLNHNMSDLKILDVVVETEENVPHETVLKSLRNVLVYIRYDQDLGADGVCKHIAIVRRTVEPTTHCVCLLGESQLVPDSE, from the exons ATGAAAACGAATCAGCCTGGTGAGAAGAATCCAGAAGAAGTGATGAGTAATTCTGCGCCTGGAGGGTCGATGAAGAGGAAGGTGGGTGGGCGTAAGCGTAATCCAGATGAACGAACTGTTGTTGATCCCGAGTATCGTGCGCCTGGACGTTCATATCGGCGCTTGGAAAAGAAGCGAGAGGCTCGCCGTAAGGCTCAGAGGGAGGAGACTTAtcgaagagaagaagagactaTTCGTAAGGCTGAGGAGGTTTTTTGGCGTAAAGTGGATGAAACAGAT ggCTTCGATATCGAGTTCGAAGGTGCTCCTTGTTATTTTGGTGGTATGAGTGTTTATAAGGGTGGAGTAGATTGTCCCCTTGTAGCGCGGCTTTATGCAAAGGTTGGACTTCATCGGTACAATATGCTAGAG GGGACGAACTTGCATCTTCACGAAATAGAGAAATACGTTGTAGTTTGTACCATCATGCCTGTCTCGTATAACATTACCTTGATTGCTGAGGATCCAGCTACCTCCTCCTTTGTTACTTTCCAGACTAATGTTGACCAAAGAAGTTTAGGCCAGATTGATTTCACTTGTTATATCTCAAGACCTAAAG GGATCAAGAGTGAGATTTATCCGAACCAGTTCTTCGATGCCAAGGACTTGCCTGAGAAGTGGCCTTCAAAGGAGGCTTTTGCTGATCAAAGTCGATTTTTGTACAAG ATGCAGAAATCAGATTGGGAAGAACATGACTGGATTCGCTTGTATATGGAAATTTCGTTCTTTAACAGACATAGGTGCCTGAAT CACAACATGTCTGATTTAAAGATTCTGGACGTAGTGGTAGAGACTGAGGAAAATGTGCCACATGAGACTGTACTCAAGAGTCTTAGGAATGTCCTTGTCTACATAAGATATGATCAAGACTTGGGAGCGGATGGTGTTTGCAAACACATAGCCATTGTTCGAAGAACTGTCGAGCCGACAACTCACTGCGTTTGTCTCTTGGGCGAGTCTCAGCTTGTGCCCGACTCTGAGTAA
- the LOC103868114 gene encoding exocyst complex component EXO84C, protein MESSEEEDDLPSIESITPQSKIDSVHQSLTEKGIRKLCCELLDLKDAVENMCGDMRTKYLAFLRISEEAVEMEHELVELRKHISSQGILVQDLMSGLGREMDEWKRSSGDADESEEVEEDPFPNELTDPKSEFLEKIDILLAEHKVDEALEAIDTEERNNPELKGAADTSSYKSAFIERKALLEEQLLRIAKQPSVSVTELKHTLNGLIRLGKGPSAHQLLLKHYATSLHRRIEAFLPSCSTCPNTFPATLSKLVFSNISLAAKESASMFGDDDNPAYSNKVVQWAEREVEYLVRLVKENAAPSETVYALRAASVCLQDCLNYCKALEPQGLILSKLFLVLFRPYVEEVLELNFRRARKVIFDLNETDEGLESSSEFVAVLSEFAIASDTTMTDCSIRFMQIVQDILEQLTHLAVLHFGESVLARVLQLYDKYIDFLIKALPGHADEDGLPELQDHTILTRAETDSEQLALLGAAFTILDELLPKSLVKVWNLEVENSGGDGGDSSSSPSLISSSAPELKEWKRHMVQAFDKLRNYFCLQFVLSFIYSREGLTRLDALIYLTETPDDLHLPSLPFQALFSKLQQLAIIAGDVLLGKEKLQKILLARLTETVIIWLSNEQEFWSAFEDESTPLQPSGLQQLILDMNFTVEIARFAGYPFKVVQNHASVVINRAINIFSSRGINPQSSLPKAEWFTEAAKSAINRLLMGSDEASEAEEEYECEVEEGEEEDGHIVLPEIDDDEHSDSLETSSLSTMDSFESFASASMADLESPSFTDSES, encoded by the exons ATGGAGAGCAGCGAGGAAGAAGACGACTTACCTTCCATCGAGAGCATAACCCCTCAATCAAAGATCGATTCCGTTCACCAGTCTCTCACCGAAAAG GGGATTAGAAAGCTTTGCTGTGAGCTTTTGGATCTAAAAGATGCTGTGGAGAATATGTGCGGTGATATGCGTACCAAGTACCTGGCTTTCTTGAG AATATCTGAAGAAGCAGTGGAGATGGAGCACGAGTTAGTTGAGCTACGGAAGCACATATCTTCCCAGGGGATACTCGTGCAGGATCTGATGTCTGGACTCGGCCGTGAGATGGATGAATGGAAGCGATCCTCTGGTGATGCAGATGAGTCAGAAGAGGTCGAGGAGGATCCGTTCCCTAATGAACTAACCGATCCAAAGTCCGAGTTCCTGGAGAAGATTGACATTCTTTTAGCTGAACATAAAGTGGACGAAGCACTTGAGGCAATAGATACCGAGGAAAGAAACAACCCTGAACTCAAAGGAGCAGCTGACACGTCATCTTACAAGTCTGCTTTTATAGAAAGAAAAGCTCTTCTCGAGGAACAGCTCCTCAGGATCGCTAAACAGCCTTCAGTCAGCGTCACCGAGTTGAAGCACACGTTAAACGGGCTGATCAGATTAGGAAAAGGCCCATCAGCCCACCAACTCCTCCTCAAGCACTACGCCACGAGCCTTCACAGAAGAATCGAAGCCTTTCTCCCTTCATGCTCCACCTGCCCCAACACGTTCCCCGCCACTCTCTCCAAGCTAGTCTTCTCCAACATCTCCCTCGCCGCAAAAGAATCAGCATCCATGTTCGGCGACGATGACAACCCTGCCTACTCCAACAAAGTCGTTCAGTGGGCTGAGAGGGAGGTCGAGTACTTGGTCCGGCTGGTTAAAGAGAACGCGGCTCCTTCCGAGACGGTTTACGCGTTGCGTGCGGCGAGTGTGTGTCTGCAAGACTGTCTTAACTACTGCAAAGCGTTGGAGCCGCAGGGGTTGATTTTGTCTAAGCTGTTCTTGGTGCTGTTCCGGCCTTACGTTGAGGAAGTGCTGGAGCTGAATTTTAGACGGGCGAGGAAGGTTATCTTTGACTTGAACGAAACTGACGAGGGGTTGGAGTCGTCTTCTGAGTTTGTGGCGGTGTTATCTGAGTTTGCAATTGCTTCGGACACGACGATGACGGATTGTAGCATTCGGTTCATGCAAATTGTGCAA GACATACTTGAGCAGCTAACACATCTAGCTGTGCTACACTTTGGAGAAAGTGTGTTAGCGAGGGTTCTTCAACTGTACGATAAGTACATCGACTTTCTGATCAAAGCCTTGCCTGGCCATGCAGACGAAGACGGTCTCCCAGAGCTTCAAGATCACACCATTCTCACCAGAGCCGAGACGGATTCAGAGCAGCTTGCTCTTCTCGGAGCTGCGTTCACAATACTAGACGAGCTTTTACCGAAATCACTGGTTAAAGTCTGGAACCTCGAGGTTGAAAACAGCGGAGGAGATGGTGGTGACAGTAGTAGCAGTCCTTCTCTGATCAGTAGCTCTGCGCCGGAGTTGAAAGAATGGAAACGACACATGGTTCAAGCGTTTGACAAACTTAGAAACTACTTCTGTCTGCAGTTTGTATTGAGCTTCATTTACTCTAGGGAAGGGCTAACTCGGTTAGATGCGCTCATCTATTTAACAGAGACACCAGATGACTTGCATCTCCCCTCTCTACCGTTTCAG GCATTGTTTTCTAAGCTGCAACAGCTGGCCATCATTGCTGGGGATGTTCTGCTTGGGAAAGAGAAACTGCAAAAGATTCTACTAGCGAGACTAACCGAGACGGTTATAATCTGGCTATCAAACGAGCAGGAGTTTTGGAGTGCGTTTGAGGATGAGTCAACTCCACTTCAGCCATCTGGTTTGCAACAG TTGATACTGGACATGAACTTCACAGTGGAGATAGCCCGGTTCGCTGGTTATCCATTTAAAGTGGTGCAGAACCATGCATCAGTGGTGATCAACAGAGCCATCAACATATTCTCCTCTAGAGGCATCAACCCACAAag CTCACTCCCGAAGGCGGAGTGGTTCACAGAAGCAGCCAAGTCAGCAATCAACAGGCTGCTCATGGGCTCTGATGAAGCTTCAGAAGCCGAAGAAGAATATGAGTGTGAagtagaagaaggagaagaagaagacggtcACATAGTCCTCCCTGAGATAGACGATGATGAACACTCAGACTCACTAGAAACTTCTTCGCTCTCTACAATGGACTCGTTCGAATCGTTTGCTTCTGCGAGCATGGCTGACCTCGAGAGTCCCAGCTTCACTGACTCTGAGTCCTGA